In Penaeus vannamei isolate JL-2024 unplaced genomic scaffold, ASM4276789v1 unanchor193, whole genome shotgun sequence, the following proteins share a genomic window:
- the LOC138860899 gene encoding protein stum-like: MGGSSPSHGRMGGSDGYRGGGGGGDNTKLPIVMLQGFFRGPGDRSPHHRRPSMTVSELTLPPDLLDVTSVIRGALPVLPRPLAALCLTLNILLPGLGTVASGWMGLCWGRNRLSPVETSGHRFTSVVVTGVTGLVQLFTVTFFLVGWFWGVAWGILLVSIANKYANFLSEHRTCSLLALWSRSRMLDSFIASLRPLSTTLCDIQG, translated from the exons ATGGGCGGCTCGAGTCCCTCCCACGGCAGGATGGGCGGGTCGGACGGatacagaggagggggaggaggaggagataacacCAAACTTCCTATCGTGATGCTCCAGGGATTCTTCAGAGGCCCTGGAGATCGGTCGCCCCACCACAGGCGGCCCTCGATG ACCGTGAGTGAGCTGACCCTCCCGCCTGACCTTCTCGACGTGACCTCGGTCATCCGCGGCGCCCTTCCAGTGTTGCCACGTCCTCTAGCCGCCCTCTGCCTCACACTCAACATTCTTCTTCCTGGACTTG gcACCGTGGCGAGCGGCTGGATGGGGCTGTGCTGGGGTCGCAACCGCCTGAGCCCCGTGGAGACCAGCGGCCACAGGTTCACGTCGGTGGTGGTCACGGGGGTCACGGGCCTCGTGCAGCTGTTCACCGTGACCTTCTTCCTGGTGGGCTGGTTCTGGGGCGTGGCTTGGGGCATCCTCCTGGTCTCCATagcga ATAAATACGCCAATTTCCTGTCGGAGCATCGCACTTGCTCCCTGTTGGCACTGTGGTCACGTTCAAGGATGCTGGACAGCTTCATCGCCAGCCTGAGACCTCTGTCAACAACACTCTGTGACATCCAGGGGTGA